A region of Vibrio casei DNA encodes the following proteins:
- the tnpB gene encoding IS66 family insertion sequence element accessory protein TnpB (TnpB, as the term is used for proteins encoded by IS66 family insertion elements, is considered an accessory protein, since TnpC, encoded by a neighboring gene, is a DDE family transposase.) — MIHLTAESKILLATQPADFRCGIDGLAALCRHQLKQSPRSGTLFVFTNRRQTMLRALCYDGSGFWLINKRLSKGRFQDWPRHHQDGVTPVAAKQLKALLVGLPGWQKV; from the coding sequence ATGATCCACCTGACTGCTGAGAGTAAAATCCTGCTTGCGACTCAACCAGCCGATTTTCGCTGTGGTATTGATGGACTCGCCGCCCTGTGTCGTCATCAGCTAAAACAGTCGCCTCGTAGCGGAACCCTGTTTGTGTTTACCAACCGCCGTCAAACCATGCTTAGAGCATTATGTTATGACGGCTCTGGCTTCTGGTTAATCAATAAACGCCTGAGCAAAGGCCGCTTTCAAGATTGGCCCCGTCATCACCAAGATGGGGTGACCCCTGTCGCCGCGAAGCAGCTTAAAGCTCTGTTGGTGGGG
- the csm6 gene encoding CRISPR-associated ring nuclease Csm6: MKKILLAIVGSKPQVLTEVIYGLYQSGQTLPDEIRVITTRSTRDKITSQLFKEGYWQSLINEYQLPAISFDESNISVLEDKNGYQPFDAKQDEDQSVMADCIIQTVSELTRDTNTAVCACLSGGRKTMAFYLGFAMSLYGRTQDSLKHVFISPEYESLPAFFFPTKHDHWLINTEGAKVNAREAKVTLADIPFVRMHTSLASSMYSQIEARSFSKTVALINAANQDGPLAISINITARTVTILGVEIQLSPKLLALYAFIATQPNQKIKVGSAFIQSKEYTKQYLSLYKQMRGDTRVYSSFGLDGEIDWDNQVLDGLKPMSAKFIQEVLSQCQQKLSDKLPLSIVEKVKVQSSGMKGAMQYHIHPDIVIVGLEKYHDK, from the coding sequence ATGAAGAAAATACTATTAGCCATCGTCGGCAGTAAGCCTCAGGTGTTAACAGAAGTCATTTATGGTCTTTATCAATCTGGTCAAACTTTACCTGATGAAATTCGGGTGATCACCACTCGTAGTACTCGCGATAAAATTACTAGCCAACTTTTTAAAGAAGGGTATTGGCAGTCATTGATTAACGAATATCAACTACCTGCTATCAGTTTTGATGAAAGCAATATTTCAGTGTTGGAAGATAAGAATGGTTATCAACCTTTCGATGCTAAACAAGATGAAGATCAGTCGGTCATGGCGGATTGTATTATCCAAACCGTTTCAGAATTAACCCGAGATACAAATACAGCCGTTTGTGCTTGTCTGTCTGGTGGTCGCAAAACCATGGCTTTCTATCTTGGTTTTGCAATGTCTTTATATGGTCGAACTCAAGATTCATTAAAGCATGTATTCATTAGCCCTGAATATGAATCTTTACCTGCATTTTTCTTTCCAACAAAGCATGATCATTGGTTAATTAATACGGAAGGCGCAAAAGTAAATGCGAGAGAGGCCAAAGTGACGTTAGCAGATATCCCTTTTGTTCGTATGCATACAAGCCTTGCTTCGTCGATGTACTCTCAAATTGAAGCTCGTTCCTTTTCGAAAACGGTGGCACTAATTAATGCTGCTAATCAAGATGGGCCATTGGCTATCTCTATCAATATCACAGCACGAACTGTCACTATTTTGGGCGTTGAGATCCAACTTTCACCTAAGCTATTAGCCTTATACGCTTTTATCGCAACTCAACCTAATCAGAAAATTAAAGTTGGCTCTGCTTTTATTCAATCTAAAGAATATACCAAACAATACCTATCCCTTTATAAACAAATGAGAGGGGATACACGTGTGTATAGCAGTTTTGGTTTAGATGGTGAAATTGACTGGGATAATCAAGTCTTAGATGGGCTAAAGCCGATGTCTGCCAAGTTTATCCAAGAAGTTTTAAGTCAGTGCCAGCAAAAGCTTTCAGATAAATTACCTCTCTCGATCGTGGAAAAAGTCAAAGTTCAATCAAGTGGGATGAAAGGTGCGATGCAATATCATATTCATCCAGATATCGTGATTGTTGGCTTGGAGAAATATCATGATAAGTGA
- a CDS encoding ADP-ribosylglycohydrolase family protein, with translation MISDEVRNKAQGVLLGLALGDALGTTLEFRPKGSFTPITDMEGGGPFNLQAGQWTDDTSMMLCLADSFLECGKNNSKDQMERYLRWYRHGDNSCTGHCFDIGNTVRAALHQFELTGDPLSGSEEPNTAGNGSLMRIAPIALFYRKQSIEEACDAACLASMTTHAEPRTQAACALMTYFLHRGLNTPSIELTKGNFLTISPDFILRLGSLSQDVVDLATGNYRLKQESEIKGTGFVIDSLEAALWCFYHSDSFEHGALLAANLGDDADTTAAIYGQIAGCFYGADSLPEHWLDKLAWRKHIARHAEYLLLRPSNHNLKRFLDSCSHNEQGFDYTAFYESSIAIALSWDLADTVDWNSNGRSVIEVIKEMSLMACLSWITQVVRSDRFNQGLLQETLDNGSMAAAIKRLQWLMNTYAPSNECMTKD, from the coding sequence ATGATAAGTGATGAAGTGCGCAATAAAGCTCAAGGAGTGCTATTAGGTTTAGCGTTGGGAGATGCGTTAGGTACAACTCTTGAATTTCGACCAAAAGGATCCTTTACCCCGATTACCGATATGGAGGGGGGTGGTCCTTTTAATTTGCAAGCAGGGCAGTGGACAGATGATACATCTATGATGTTATGTCTCGCCGATAGTTTTCTTGAATGCGGTAAAAATAATAGTAAAGATCAAATGGAGCGCTACCTACGTTGGTATCGTCACGGTGATAACTCATGTACTGGTCATTGTTTTGATATAGGTAATACGGTGAGAGCCGCGTTACATCAATTTGAGCTAACGGGCGATCCGCTATCTGGAAGTGAGGAACCAAATACTGCTGGAAATGGTAGTTTAATGCGAATTGCCCCCATTGCATTATTCTACCGAAAACAGTCTATTGAAGAAGCCTGTGATGCGGCATGTTTAGCGAGTATGACAACTCATGCTGAGCCACGTACCCAAGCGGCTTGTGCACTTATGACATACTTTTTGCATCGTGGTTTGAATACACCGTCTATTGAATTAACGAAAGGCAACTTTTTAACTATTAGCCCTGATTTCATTCTACGGCTGGGTTCTTTATCTCAAGACGTTGTTGATCTCGCAACAGGTAACTATCGCCTAAAACAAGAAAGTGAAATCAAGGGAACGGGCTTTGTCATCGATTCATTGGAAGCAGCGTTATGGTGTTTCTATCACAGTGATAGTTTCGAACATGGTGCTTTGCTGGCAGCCAATCTAGGTGATGATGCTGATACCACCGCTGCAATTTATGGGCAAATTGCAGGGTGTTTTTATGGTGCAGATTCCTTACCTGAACATTGGTTAGACAAGTTAGCATGGAGAAAGCATATAGCCCGTCATGCTGAGTATTTGTTACTAAGGCCAAGTAATCATAATCTAAAACGGTTTTTAGACAGTTGTTCACATAACGAGCAAGGTTTTGATTATACGGCCTTTTATGAATCATCCATTGCTATTGCACTTAGTTGGGATCTTGCAGATACCGTGGATTGGAATAGCAATGGGCGATCAGTTATTGAGGTCATAAAAGAAATGAGTTTAATGGCATGTTTGAGTTGGATCACTCAAGTTGTGCGTAGTGACCGTTTCAATCAAGGGTTGCTGCAAGAGACTTTGGACAATGGAAGCATGGCGGCAGCAATAAAGAGACTTCAGTGGTTAATGAACACCTATGCTCCAAGCAATGAATGTATGACTAAGGATTAA
- a CDS encoding metallophosphoesterase encodes MQSKYDKFFIGDIHGRLDKLETLLNDIGWDIEEPCYHLVFVGDLIDNQTNPNVQQIKLLSFVKELVNKGLATCILGNHEFNAIGWATYHPDTGLPLRKHSENNHKQHHAFLTEVGESSALHQEWVDWFKKRPLFVEFAEVRAIHACWNDECIERIKSYLDSSNCIREEHWINAFDESHELFELIEILLKGPEVNLPKGITFKDKNGIERRTIRIAWWNDTARTYRELALIEDKYRSLLPDIPITDIDCKPVTKPVFVGHYSLSGEPMLQNEKVACVDYNAQKDQYPLVGYLYSNTVDTDSQLSHDQFFYEGRISFFETTEGQISKVLLTSVDEKLSKLRKLELESENPITGIAYEATAQYPVRHQTAVDRVDEYLWLQWDPIGVNDWEDCRDEYQAYCEDVTRFVLFGSIEDLALYLWVTIVYQLGLSANSIEEQNTLKQDCAVHANRLRQLVWK; translated from the coding sequence ATGCAAAGCAAATACGATAAGTTTTTTATTGGCGATATTCATGGACGCTTGGATAAATTAGAAACGTTATTAAATGATATTGGTTGGGATATTGAAGAGCCTTGTTATCACTTGGTGTTTGTTGGCGATTTAATTGATAACCAGACCAACCCAAATGTGCAGCAAATCAAGCTATTAAGTTTTGTGAAAGAGCTTGTAAACAAAGGGCTTGCGACTTGTATTCTGGGCAATCATGAATTTAATGCGATAGGTTGGGCAACTTACCACCCCGATACGGGTCTTCCACTTCGAAAACATAGTGAAAATAACCATAAACAACACCATGCCTTTTTGACTGAAGTAGGGGAATCATCAGCACTTCATCAGGAGTGGGTTGATTGGTTTAAAAAGCGACCTTTATTTGTTGAGTTTGCAGAGGTTCGAGCTATCCATGCTTGTTGGAATGATGAATGTATTGAGCGAATAAAGTCTTATCTCGATTCAAGTAACTGTATACGTGAAGAGCATTGGATAAACGCTTTTGATGAGTCTCATGAGCTTTTTGAGTTAATTGAAATATTACTTAAAGGGCCAGAAGTGAATCTACCCAAAGGTATAACCTTTAAAGATAAGAATGGCATTGAAAGAAGGACCATCAGAATAGCATGGTGGAACGATACCGCTCGTACTTATCGAGAGTTAGCCTTAATCGAGGATAAATATCGCTCATTACTTCCCGATATCCCTATTACTGATATCGACTGTAAACCAGTAACGAAACCGGTGTTCGTTGGTCATTACTCCTTGTCAGGGGAGCCTATGTTACAAAACGAAAAGGTAGCTTGTGTCGATTATAATGCACAAAAGGATCAATATCCCTTGGTTGGATATTTATACTCAAACACAGTTGATACAGATAGCCAGCTTTCACACGACCAATTTTTCTATGAAGGTAGAATCAGCTTTTTTGAAACCACCGAAGGGCAAATAAGCAAAGTATTACTAACTTCAGTGGATGAAAAGCTTTCGAAACTTCGGAAACTAGAATTAGAGTCAGAAAATCCAATTACTGGTATTGCTTATGAAGCAACTGCACAGTATCCAGTTCGCCACCAAACGGCTGTAGATCGAGTTGATGAATATCTATGGTTACAATGGGACCCCATTGGTGTAAATGATTGGGAAGATTGTCGTGATGAGTACCAAGCTTATTGTGAGGATGTTACTCGCTTCGTGCTGTTCGGCTCTATTGAGGATTTAGCTTTGTATCTTTGGGTGACGATCGTTTACCAATTAGGTTTAAGCGCAAATTCTATAGAAGAGCAAAATACTCTTAAGCAAGATTGTGCTGTGCATGCTAACCGATTAAGACAACTTGTTTGGAAGTGA
- a CDS encoding IS110 family RNA-guided transposase, which produces MNSNVFGVDIAKQVFQIHWVDQETGEIHSDKVKRKDFVQYFANQQPSMIGMEACGGAHHWGRLFKEMGHTVKLLPAKKVKPFVYGNKNDVVDARAIWTAMQQPDMKFIAVKTEEQQAILSIHRMRELLVKHRTAQINSIRGLLTEFGLVMPKGKQAFKEKLPDCLAKLEEDTPSAFMCALQVQVERLTQLDEDIKQLEKQIQSWFKHDEDCQRIAKVPGIGPLTATALIASMGDASAFKSSREFAAWVGMVPRQTGTGGRVHLHGISKRGDVYLRTLLIHGARAVMTHSKEKSEWLVSLQARRPKNVVTVALANKIARTVWALVANQTEYQPC; this is translated from the coding sequence ATGAACAGTAACGTATTTGGTGTTGACATCGCAAAACAAGTTTTTCAAATTCACTGGGTCGATCAAGAAACCGGTGAAATTCACTCTGACAAAGTGAAGCGAAAAGATTTTGTTCAGTACTTTGCCAACCAACAACCATCAATGATAGGAATGGAAGCTTGTGGTGGTGCTCACCACTGGGGAAGACTGTTTAAAGAAATGGGTCATACCGTGAAGCTGTTGCCAGCAAAGAAAGTCAAACCTTTCGTTTATGGCAATAAAAATGATGTGGTAGATGCTCGTGCGATATGGACGGCCATGCAACAACCAGACATGAAGTTTATTGCAGTAAAAACTGAAGAGCAGCAAGCGATTCTTAGCATTCATCGCATGCGAGAACTGCTGGTTAAACATAGGACGGCGCAAATAAACTCGATACGCGGTTTGTTGACCGAATTTGGCCTAGTGATGCCAAAAGGCAAGCAAGCATTTAAGGAAAAGCTACCAGATTGTTTAGCAAAACTGGAAGAGGATACGCCAAGTGCCTTTATGTGTGCCTTACAGGTTCAAGTGGAACGATTAACTCAGTTGGACGAAGATATTAAACAACTGGAAAAACAAATCCAAAGCTGGTTTAAGCACGATGAAGATTGTCAGCGTATCGCCAAAGTACCAGGTATTGGACCACTCACTGCCACGGCACTTATCGCTTCCATGGGGGATGCGTCAGCGTTTAAATCCAGTCGAGAATTTGCAGCATGGGTAGGCATGGTTCCACGACAAACAGGAACGGGAGGTCGAGTGCACTTACACGGGATCAGCAAACGAGGCGATGTGTATTTACGTACTTTGCTTATCCATGGGGCGCGAGCAGTGATGACCCATAGTAAAGAAAAAAGTGAATGGCTCGTGTCTTTGCAAGCAAGACGACCGAAAAATGTCGTGACGGTTGCGTTAGCTAACAAGATAGCTCGAACCGTTTGGGCATTAGTGGCCAACCAAACCGAATATCAGCCTTGTTAA
- the tnpB gene encoding IS66 family insertion sequence element accessory protein TnpB (TnpB, as the term is used for proteins encoded by IS66 family insertion elements, is considered an accessory protein, since TnpC, encoded by a neighboring gene, is a DDE family transposase.) — MIHLTAESKILLATQPADFRCGIDGLAALCRHQLKQSPRSGTLFVFTNRRQTMLRALCYDGSGFWLINKRLSKGRFQDWPRHHQDGVTPVAAKQLKALLVGLPGWQKV; from the coding sequence ATGATCCACCTGACTGCTGAGAGTAAAATCCTGCTTGCGACTCAACCAGCCGATTTTCGCTGTGGTATTGATGGACTCGCCGCCCTGTGTCGTCATCAGCTAAAACAGTCGCCTCGTAGCGGAACCCTGTTTGTGTTTACCAACCGCCGTCAAACCATGCTTAGAGCATTATGTTATGACGGCTCTGGCTTCTGGTTAATCAATAAACGCCTGAGCAAAGGCCGCTTTCAAGATTGGCCCCGTCATCACCAAGATGGGGTGACCCCTGTCGCCGCGAAGCAGCTTAAAGCTCTGTTGGTGGGGCTGCCTGGCTGGCAAAAAGTATGA
- the tnpC gene encoding IS66 family transposase yields the protein MAQDFTDIDSEELDGLIQRVHEAKEHDLALSAEDCHILLKALKTLAALQERLSDNDITLHKLRKLVGMVKSSETMDTLLGQKNKKNKNRGQKRPKPKNTQPSTPPVKPKVTQHKLDDLKKGDSCPECQKGKLYKYEPATLLRITGQSPFVPEQHVMERLRCNACGQYFTAKLPNDVINDGEPSQKYGYSARSLMALHKFFAGAPYYRQESTQALMGIKLTASTIFDQVELVANSLQPIYNLLRVFAANAEHYYLDDTTNRILDKVPIEKPQRNGTKTRERSGVYSSGLVAGLKEGRTVVLYQTNIGHAGEFIDEILHDRGRTLAPPILMSDALSSNRPSLDYVVEHSLCNSHGRRQFAEVLNQFPDEVEQVLQWYGEIWRHDDEARELGLNAGQRLAWHKKLSLPVMEQIRNWGQAELNRGSTEENSGLGKAINYFTKHYEGLTAFCRLEGAQLDNNRAEQALKLVARNRKNALFHKTQAGASIADVIMAMIATSAEAGINVLDYFNTIQRMESEVKANPQQFLPWNYQSNI from the coding sequence ATGGCGCAAGACTTTACCGATATTGACAGCGAAGAGCTGGACGGGCTTATCCAGCGAGTGCACGAGGCAAAGGAGCACGACTTAGCACTGAGTGCGGAAGATTGCCACATCTTGTTGAAGGCATTAAAGACGCTGGCTGCCTTGCAAGAGCGTCTGTCTGATAACGATATCACCCTGCATAAATTGCGTAAGTTGGTTGGCATGGTCAAGTCATCAGAAACGATGGACACTCTACTCGGCCAGAAAAATAAGAAAAACAAAAACCGCGGTCAAAAACGTCCTAAGCCTAAAAATACCCAACCCAGCACACCACCAGTGAAACCGAAAGTCACTCAGCATAAACTGGACGATCTAAAGAAAGGCGATAGTTGCCCCGAGTGTCAAAAAGGCAAGTTATATAAATACGAGCCCGCTACGCTGTTGCGGATCACTGGGCAAAGTCCGTTCGTCCCAGAGCAACACGTTATGGAGCGGCTACGTTGCAATGCCTGTGGTCAGTACTTCACTGCCAAGTTACCTAATGACGTGATAAATGATGGAGAGCCAAGCCAGAAGTATGGTTACAGTGCCCGCAGCCTGATGGCTCTTCACAAGTTTTTTGCAGGTGCACCCTACTATCGTCAGGAGAGTACGCAAGCGCTGATGGGGATTAAACTGACCGCCTCAACCATCTTTGACCAAGTCGAGTTAGTCGCCAATAGCTTGCAACCCATTTATAACTTGTTAAGAGTGTTTGCCGCAAACGCAGAGCACTATTATTTAGATGACACGACCAACCGAATTTTAGACAAAGTCCCGATAGAAAAGCCGCAGAGAAATGGAACAAAAACCCGAGAGCGCAGTGGTGTTTACAGCTCCGGTTTAGTCGCGGGCTTAAAAGAGGGTCGTACTGTCGTGTTGTATCAGACCAATATCGGTCATGCCGGCGAGTTCATCGACGAGATTTTACATGACCGTGGCCGGACACTCGCGCCCCCGATATTGATGAGTGATGCCTTATCCAGCAACCGCCCATCGCTTGATTACGTGGTCGAACACAGTCTGTGCAACAGTCACGGACGACGGCAGTTTGCCGAAGTCCTTAATCAGTTTCCAGATGAAGTGGAGCAAGTACTACAGTGGTATGGTGAAATCTGGCGACACGATGATGAAGCCAGGGAGCTAGGACTTAACGCGGGGCAACGGTTAGCTTGGCATAAAAAGCTATCACTTCCGGTAATGGAGCAGATCCGAAACTGGGGTCAGGCCGAGCTGAACAGGGGAAGTACAGAAGAAAACAGCGGGCTTGGTAAAGCAATTAATTATTTTACTAAGCATTATGAGGGGCTGACCGCCTTCTGCCGTCTCGAGGGAGCACAGCTGGATAATAACCGAGCGGAGCAAGCACTCAAGCTAGTTGCTCGCAACCGAAAAAATGCCCTGTTCCATAAAACACAGGCTGGTGCGAGCATTGCGGATGTGATCATGGCGATGATAGCGACATCAGCCGAAGCGGGTATAAATGTGCTGGATTACTTTAATACGATACAGCGAATGGAAAGTGAAGTTAAGGCTAATCCACAACAGTTCTTGCCCTGGAATTATCAGTCCAATATCTAA